A genomic window from Candidatus Goldiibacteriota bacterium includes:
- a CDS encoding carbon starvation protein A: MGLLLMLIAAALFITAYHTYGRWIARKFKIDYTKKTPAHEHRDGVDFEPAKRYVLLGHHFASIAGVGPIVGPIAGAMFGWLPVFLWIILGNIFMGAVHDFASLVVSVRNGGKSIGGLMEEYLGKAGKRVFLVFTWLALVLIIAVFTIVVANTFTAYPQVATASGAFMLIAVLFGYAVYVKKTPVFISTVIGVVLLLGAIAFGGIFPVKFTYTVWVIILFAYIFIASVTPVWILLQPRDYLNSFLLYMIIIAGFIGVIVYRPEISLPAFTGFNVKNVGYMFPILFVTVACGAISGFHSIVASGTVSKQLDSKKDMQFVGYGGMLLEGMLAVIALITAAMLTQQNYMLSLSVGKPEEIFIKGIAAFTVKMGLPFEAGVSFCALVISAFALTTLDTAARLGRYTFQELFEVKKTNNPVLGNMYVATIITVGVAALFAFNKSGTMAIWPVFGSANQLLACLALLAVTAYFAKRKENNLFVKIPAVFMFLVTISAIAFLMAKNFTAKNYPLAVLSFLLLATAVYVVKLARDKKVI, from the coding sequence ATGGGCCTTTTACTTATGCTTATTGCCGCGGCTTTGTTTATAACCGCCTACCATACTTATGGCAGGTGGATAGCGCGCAAATTTAAAATTGATTACACAAAAAAAACCCCCGCGCACGAACACCGTGACGGCGTGGATTTTGAACCCGCAAAAAGATACGTGCTTTTAGGCCACCACTTTGCGTCAATTGCGGGCGTGGGGCCCATTGTGGGTCCGATAGCCGGCGCTATGTTCGGCTGGCTGCCGGTTTTTTTATGGATAATACTGGGAAATATTTTTATGGGGGCGGTTCATGATTTCGCGTCGCTTGTCGTATCGGTAAGAAACGGCGGCAAATCCATTGGCGGGCTTATGGAAGAGTATCTTGGCAAAGCCGGAAAAAGGGTTTTTCTTGTCTTTACATGGCTTGCGCTTGTTCTTATAATCGCGGTTTTTACAATTGTCGTGGCTAATACCTTTACCGCTTATCCGCAGGTGGCAACAGCTTCAGGCGCTTTTATGTTAATTGCTGTTTTATTCGGTTACGCCGTATATGTTAAGAAAACTCCGGTTTTTATATCAACAGTAATCGGAGTGGTGCTTCTTCTTGGCGCAATAGCTTTTGGCGGGATCTTCCCGGTAAAATTCACTTACACTGTCTGGGTAATAATATTATTCGCGTATATCTTTATTGCCTCTGTAACACCCGTATGGATTCTTCTGCAGCCAAGGGATTATCTGAACTCGTTTCTTCTTTATATGATAATAATTGCCGGGTTTATCGGCGTAATAGTATACAGGCCGGAAATATCACTGCCTGCGTTTACCGGATTCAATGTTAAAAATGTCGGGTATATGTTCCCGATACTTTTTGTAACTGTTGCCTGCGGCGCTATTTCAGGTTTTCATTCAATTGTGGCGTCGGGTACGGTATCCAAACAGCTTGATTCAAAAAAAGACATGCAGTTTGTGGGATACGGCGGAATGCTGCTTGAAGGCATGCTTGCGGTAATCGCGCTTATCACCGCGGCTATGCTGACACAGCAGAACTATATGCTGTCTTTATCGGTGGGCAAGCCCGAAGAGATATTTATAAAAGGAATAGCCGCTTTTACCGTGAAAATGGGTCTGCCGTTTGAAGCAGGGGTTTCTTTCTGCGCCCTTGTTATAAGCGCGTTCGCGCTTACCACACTTGATACGGCGGCAAGGCTTGGCAGGTACACTTTTCAGGAACTTTTTGAAGTTAAAAAGACCAATAACCCTGTACTTGGAAATATGTATGTGGCGACAATAATAACAGTGGGAGTTGCCGCGCTGTTTGCTTTTAACAAAAGCGGTACTATGGCAATATGGCCAGTGTTTGGCTCCGCCAATCAGCTTTTGGCATGCCTTGCGCTTCTGGCTGTTACCGCTTATTTTGCCAAAAGAAAAGAAAATAACCTGTTTGTAAAGATACCGGCTGTATTTATGTTTCTGGTTACAATATCGGCGATTGCTTTTCTTATGGCAAAGAACTTTACGGCAAAAAATTACCCTCTTGCCGTATTATCGTTCCTGCTGCTTGCAACCGCTGTTTATGTGGTAAAACTTGCAAGGGATAAAAAGGTGATATAG
- the mazG gene encoding nucleoside triphosphate pyrophosphohydrolase, with the protein MRELRSPKGCPWDKKQTHKSLLPYVIEEAYEVIDSVNKKNDNELKEELGDLLLQVVFHAQIAKDRKKFDIDDVIKGINHKLISRHPHVFGNKKGINTGKQVKDFWEAQKKKTKKRKSVLEGVPKGMPALLRSRRLISKAVTTGFKWKDAQSVFKKVEEEAGEVKKEIVSKNKKLLTEELGDLMFVTAALAYYSGINPEEALHRANDKFIKRFGKIEGKLHRQITEKEMLKLWNTTKKIKK; encoded by the coding sequence ATGCGTGAACTGCGCTCACCCAAGGGGTGCCCCTGGGATAAAAAGCAGACGCATAAATCACTTCTTCCGTATGTTATAGAAGAAGCGTATGAAGTCATAGATTCCGTTAATAAGAAAAATGACAACGAGCTTAAAGAAGAACTGGGTGATTTGCTGCTGCAGGTGGTTTTTCACGCGCAGATAGCAAAAGACAGAAAAAAGTTTGATATTGATGACGTAATAAAAGGCATAAATCACAAACTTATATCAAGGCATCCGCACGTGTTTGGCAATAAAAAGGGAATAAATACCGGAAAACAGGTCAAGGATTTCTGGGAAGCACAAAAGAAGAAGACAAAAAAACGCAAATCAGTGCTGGAAGGCGTGCCAAAAGGAATGCCCGCGCTTCTGCGCAGCAGAAGGCTGATAAGCAAAGCTGTGACAACCGGATTTAAATGGAAAGACGCGCAAAGCGTTTTTAAAAAAGTGGAAGAAGAAGCAGGGGAAGTTAAAAAAGAGATAGTGTCAAAGAACAAAAAACTGCTCACGGAAGAGCTTGGCGACCTTATGTTTGTAACCGCGGCGCTTGCGTATTACAGCGGAATAAACCCGGAAGAAGCGCTTCACAGGGCAAATGATAAGTTTATAAAAAGGTTCGGTAAAATAGAGGGCAAGCTGCACAGGCAAATAACGGAAAAAGAGATGCTTAAGTTATGGAATACCACAAAGAAAATTAAAAAATAG